Proteins found in one Falsirhodobacter algicola genomic segment:
- a CDS encoding DUF3008 family protein: MPATSKAQQKAAGAALSAKRGDTKKSDLQGASRSMEASMSERELEEMAHTKRKGKPEHKGD, encoded by the coding sequence ATGCCCGCCACGTCCAAAGCCCAACAAAAGGCCGCCGGGGCCGCCCTGTCGGCCAAGCGCGGAGATACGAAGAAAAGCGATCTTCAGGGGGCCTCGCGCAGCATGGAAGCCTCCATGTCCGAGCGCGAGCTGGAGGAGATGGCCCATACCAAGCGCAAGGGCAAACCCGAACACAAGGGCGACTAG